The following coding sequences are from one Wenzhouxiangella sp. AB-CW3 window:
- a CDS encoding TRAP transporter small permease codes for MTPILPSSGTRWRSAVKAGFAWLDDGLGWFERSALVTCILAMAAISVANVISRNTLGSSIQFAHDVSQILLVIVTFMGIGIGAREARHIRVSAIHDLLPQRARKVLLIFVSLTTSALLFALAGYGRDYAQSTQRSCRVLPEHVEFVGLSVPVGAMPTSVAIVMVLIGLILAGHGVRLTHHHGGRWLRQLGPVMRPLALGTALVAGFLLAAWLFSLFLELVANREGRCRVTSSTGFPVYLVHMLVPLGFLLGSIQFALAGIRNLIGRDNYLSWYRRDEYESAAQSAGQSSLGEARERQVDG; via the coding sequence ATGACTCCAATTCTGCCATCCAGCGGCACGCGCTGGCGCAGCGCCGTAAAAGCCGGCTTTGCATGGCTGGATGACGGCCTGGGCTGGTTCGAGCGCAGTGCCTTGGTGACCTGTATTCTCGCCATGGCGGCCATTTCGGTGGCCAATGTCATTTCGCGCAACACGCTGGGTTCCAGCATTCAGTTCGCCCACGATGTCAGTCAGATCCTGCTGGTGATCGTGACCTTCATGGGCATCGGCATCGGTGCTCGCGAGGCACGCCACATCCGTGTCTCGGCCATTCACGACCTGCTGCCCCAGCGTGCGCGCAAGGTTCTACTGATTTTCGTGAGCCTGACGACCAGTGCCCTGCTGTTCGCTCTGGCCGGCTATGGACGGGACTATGCCCAGTCGACCCAGCGCAGCTGCCGGGTGCTGCCCGAACATGTCGAGTTCGTCGGCCTGAGCGTCCCGGTCGGGGCCATGCCGACGAGCGTGGCCATTGTCATGGTGCTGATCGGCCTGATTCTGGCGGGCCACGGCGTACGGCTGACTCATCACCACGGCGGACGCTGGCTGCGACAACTTGGGCCGGTCATGCGTCCCCTTGCGCTGGGCACAGCCCTGGTGGCGGGGTTCCTGCTGGCCGCCTGGCTGTTCTCGCTGTTTCTGGAGTTGGTGGCCAATCGCGAGGGCCGCTGTCGCGTGACCTCTTCGACCGGCTTTCCGGTCTACCTGGTTCACATGCTGGTACCGCTGGGCTTCCTGCTCGGCTCGATCCAGTTTGCCCTGGCCGGCATTCGCAACCTGATCGGTCGCGACAACTACCTATCCTGGTATCGACGCGACGAGT
- the dctP gene encoding TRAP transporter substrate-binding protein DctP, whose protein sequence is MKHIMRLTTGLFLVLILTLVGCAEPEDDTAVDEPAPPPEPESVTWRFALEEIEGSVQDAYAQEFARRLNERSDGRINIEIYPYGAIGTSSQITEMMQSGALELAFASPGHLADAIPEVGVFTLHFVLSDDSEINRQVLSDPRLHELFHAPYRDEDLELLAIVQEGWMVWSGDKPLRTPEDFEDFRIRTMTSPILVSSYEAYGANPTPMPYAEVYSGLQLGQIDGQVNPIFAIEEMSFYEEQDYLTSGRHAQFVATVAASRQWWDGLSDEKREMIEQTRDEMVEWIDREQIRYNEERLQVILDAGGTEFVELTDEEREVFRELSMGVRDIYVDQAGERGQEILETILDLVEEYAGE, encoded by the coding sequence ATGAAACACATCATGCGCTTGACGACCGGACTGTTCCTGGTCCTGATTCTGACCCTGGTCGGCTGTGCCGAACCGGAAGACGACACCGCCGTGGATGAGCCGGCACCGCCGCCCGAGCCGGAATCCGTGACCTGGCGGTTTGCCCTGGAAGAAATCGAGGGCAGTGTGCAGGATGCCTACGCACAGGAGTTTGCCCGCCGCCTGAACGAACGCTCGGATGGCAGGATCAATATCGAAATCTATCCGTACGGCGCCATCGGGACATCGTCCCAGATCACGGAGATGATGCAATCCGGCGCGCTGGAGCTGGCTTTTGCTTCGCCCGGTCATCTGGCCGATGCCATTCCGGAGGTCGGGGTTTTCACGTTGCACTTCGTTTTATCCGACGACAGCGAGATCAATCGCCAGGTGCTGTCCGATCCGCGGTTGCACGAGCTGTTTCATGCACCTTATCGCGACGAGGACCTGGAACTGCTGGCCATCGTGCAGGAAGGCTGGATGGTCTGGAGTGGTGACAAGCCGTTGCGCACCCCCGAAGATTTCGAGGACTTCCGCATTCGCACCATGACCTCGCCGATCCTGGTTTCCTCCTACGAAGCCTATGGCGCCAACCCCACGCCCATGCCCTATGCCGAGGTCTACAGCGGCCTGCAGCTCGGACAGATCGACGGTCAGGTCAACCCGATTTTCGCCATCGAGGAAATGAGCTTCTACGAGGAGCAGGACTACCTGACCTCGGGCCGCCATGCTCAGTTTGTCGCCACCGTGGCTGCCAGCCGGCAGTGGTGGGACGGCCTGTCAGACGAAAAGCGTGAAATGATCGAACAGACACGCGACGAGATGGTCGAGTGGATCGATCGTGAGCAGATTCGCTACAACGAGGAAAGGCTGCAGGTCATTCTCGATGCCGGCGGCACCGAGTTCGTCGAGCTGACCGATGAGGAGCGAGAGGTGTTCCGCGAGCTGAGCATGGGCGTGCGCGACATTTACGTCGACCAGGCCGGGGAGCGTGGCCAGGAAATTCTCGAAACCATCCTTGACCTAGTTGAGGAGTACGCCGGCGAATAA
- the thpD gene encoding ectoine hydroxylase — MFDRRDPVIYGTEQDGPLDHEQLECYRQDGFLFFPAFFTSRELKRYIRELGRLCADPAMVGREDVITEPDSKKIRSIFRVHHHSGVFADLCRHPRVLPMAEQLLGSPVYVHQSRINYKPGFKGKGFNWHSDFETWHAEDGMPGMRAVSCSIILTDNDEFNGPLMLIPGSHRYFVPCAGPTPENHYKESLKHQQFGVPDNGSLERLIRAGGLRSATGPAGSLLLFDCNLLHGSNANMSPRPRSNVFFVYNSVFNTPHRPFSGTMRRPEFLSEREDFGPLEVAA; from the coding sequence ATGTTCGATCGCCGTGACCCGGTCATCTATGGCACAGAGCAGGACGGCCCGCTCGATCACGAGCAGCTCGAATGCTACCGTCAGGATGGCTTTCTGTTCTTTCCGGCCTTCTTCACCAGCCGGGAACTGAAGCGCTACATTCGGGAACTCGGGCGCCTGTGTGCCGACCCCGCAATGGTCGGGCGAGAAGATGTGATTACCGAACCCGACAGCAAGAAGATTCGCTCGATTTTCCGCGTACACCATCACTCCGGAGTGTTTGCCGACCTGTGCCGCCATCCGCGTGTTCTCCCGATGGCCGAACAATTGCTCGGAAGCCCGGTCTACGTGCACCAGTCACGCATCAACTACAAGCCCGGCTTCAAGGGCAAGGGCTTCAACTGGCACTCGGATTTCGAGACCTGGCATGCCGAGGATGGCATGCCGGGCATGAGAGCAGTGAGCTGCTCGATCATCCTGACCGACAACGACGAATTCAACGGCCCGTTGATGCTGATACCCGGGTCGCATCGTTACTTCGTCCCATGTGCCGGCCCGACCCCCGAGAACCATTACAAGGAGTCACTGAAGCACCAACAGTTCGGTGTCCCTGACAATGGCAGCCTCGAGCGCCTGATCAGGGCGGGTGGACTACGGTCGGCGACCGGTCCAGCCGGTTCGCTGCTGCTGTTTGACTGCAACTTGCTGCATGGCTCCAACGCCAACATGTCGCCAAGACCGCGCAGCAACGTCTTCTTTGTCTACAACAGCGTGTTCAACACGCCACATCGGCCGTTTTCCGGCACCATGCGGCGCCCTGAGTTCCTCTCCGAGCGCGAAGACTTCGGTCCGCTTGAGGTCGCCGCCTGA
- a CDS encoding peptidylprolyl isomerase translates to MRLISLTLTLLLASTAALAQSPRVWFDTELGPIILELDEVNAPVTTENFLDYVDAGFYDGLIFHRVVGDFVIQAGGFNASLEYQEPLFNDIVNESDNGLSNRRGTIGMARTSDPDSANAQFYINTGDNDGLDGSSSEPGYAVFGEVIEGMGTVERINALRALATGGMREVPVRPPLIRRAVQVDGFPIMPLHTASWFDPERAGVGFNVEVTNDASTEQGPVMVVYWYDFSNGQPIWLTGVTDFEWGDDAVTMELIHVAGPNEAADFLTPPPGEDFETWGELTLRFDDCMTGRFQFDSPEYGSGEFVATRLTLPDGASCQEF, encoded by the coding sequence ATGCGACTGATTTCCCTAACGTTAACCCTTCTGCTGGCCAGTACTGCCGCCCTGGCGCAATCGCCGCGGGTGTGGTTCGATACCGAACTGGGTCCGATCATTCTCGAACTCGATGAGGTCAACGCGCCCGTCACGACAGAGAACTTTCTTGACTATGTGGATGCCGGGTTCTACGACGGGCTGATCTTCCACCGCGTGGTCGGGGATTTCGTCATCCAGGCAGGGGGCTTCAACGCGAGTCTCGAGTATCAGGAACCCCTTTTCAACGACATCGTCAACGAATCGGACAATGGTCTGTCCAATCGGCGCGGCACGATCGGCATGGCGCGAACCAGTGACCCGGATTCGGCCAATGCGCAGTTCTATATCAACACCGGCGACAACGATGGCCTCGACGGAAGCAGCTCGGAGCCGGGTTACGCCGTTTTCGGAGAGGTGATCGAGGGCATGGGTACGGTAGAACGCATCAATGCACTCAGGGCGCTTGCAACAGGCGGTATGCGGGAGGTTCCGGTGCGTCCACCTCTGATTCGGCGCGCCGTGCAGGTTGACGGCTTTCCCATCATGCCTCTGCACACGGCATCGTGGTTCGATCCCGAGCGAGCCGGCGTCGGCTTCAATGTCGAGGTTACCAACGATGCCTCCACTGAGCAGGGGCCGGTGATGGTTGTCTACTGGTACGATTTCAGCAATGGCCAGCCGATCTGGCTGACCGGCGTGACCGATTTCGAGTGGGGCGACGATGCCGTCACCATGGAACTGATTCACGTGGCTGGCCCCAATGAGGCAGCCGACTTTCTCACCCCGCCGCCGGGCGAGGATTTCGAAACATGGGGAGAGTTGACCCTTCGTTTCGATGACTGCATGACCGGACGCTTCCAGTTCGACTCGCCCGAATATGGCAGTGGCGAGTTCGTGGCCACCCGCCTGACATTGCCCGACGGCGCCAGCTGCCAGGAGTTCTGA
- a CDS encoding DUF3300 domain-containing protein, translating to MKILQGMTVSLLLIMGISLSVHSQSAQADAFTQAELDQMLAPVALYPDTVLSHVLIAATYPLEVVQAARWSRHNPNLRGEEAVAAVEHKDWDPSVKALVAFPELIARMDEDLEWTQRLGDAFLMQEEEVVDTVQYLRSEAYAQGHLRSNEHVRVVRETQYIYIEPARTRVVYVPYYDPRVVYTRWRWASHPPVYWRHPPAYRSSVVFYWGPAYRVAPTFYFSSFHWSRRQVVSVHHHHHYHYHRHVHTHRHFSSGREIARYSNARRWQHNPVHRRGVSYRPGVDQRRFVQSQRNEARSASMRTATPRATAPQRARTLSQQRQWADQQRSAAPLRERAQARAQTQSRSSGTSQLQRGERQRGQNQARTDHRAATQRSSSPRSEALNRADSRNQRQAQTTRTENTRQSAPRRNESTSRTGSARTTEQGQRQANPARQASDSQSRSTGREPSLSRSSSQSTSRSDTQARNHSRQSAPARASSHRSESTTRGTSRPASSPSSQPASSRSAPRQSRSSAPASRSQSSGSPASSRSSTPPSRSTTSRSAGPRTSSSSGNRQARAAAAPSRSSSVQRRSNRPSRHDD from the coding sequence ATGAAAATCCTTCAAGGCATGACCGTATCTTTGCTTCTCATCATGGGGATCAGTCTGTCCGTCCACTCTCAATCGGCGCAGGCTGACGCCTTTACCCAGGCCGAGCTCGACCAGATGCTCGCACCCGTGGCGCTCTACCCCGACACGGTGTTGTCACATGTGCTGATTGCAGCCACCTATCCACTGGAAGTGGTTCAGGCCGCGCGCTGGTCGCGCCACAATCCGAACCTGCGCGGTGAAGAAGCAGTGGCCGCCGTCGAGCACAAGGACTGGGATCCCAGCGTCAAGGCGCTGGTCGCATTCCCGGAATTGATCGCGCGCATGGACGAGGATCTGGAATGGACGCAGCGTCTCGGCGATGCCTTCCTGATGCAGGAAGAGGAAGTTGTCGACACGGTTCAGTACCTGCGCTCGGAAGCCTATGCCCAGGGGCATCTACGCTCAAACGAGCATGTCCGCGTGGTTCGCGAGACGCAATACATCTATATCGAGCCGGCCCGCACTCGCGTGGTGTACGTGCCCTACTACGATCCGCGCGTGGTCTACACCCGCTGGCGCTGGGCCAGCCATCCGCCGGTGTACTGGCGTCATCCGCCGGCCTACCGCAGCAGCGTGGTGTTTTACTGGGGCCCGGCCTACCGCGTGGCACCGACGTTCTACTTCAGCTCCTTCCACTGGTCACGCCGCCAGGTGGTCAGCGTGCACCATCATCATCACTATCATTATCACCGTCATGTCCATACCCACCGGCACTTCAGCTCCGGCCGGGAGATCGCGCGCTACAGCAACGCACGCCGCTGGCAGCACAACCCCGTGCACCGACGCGGGGTGAGTTATAGACCCGGCGTGGATCAACGGCGCTTCGTCCAGTCGCAGCGCAACGAGGCCAGGTCCGCTTCGATGCGCACGGCGACGCCTCGCGCCACCGCCCCCCAGCGGGCACGCACACTGAGCCAGCAGCGCCAGTGGGCCGACCAGCAGCGCTCGGCCGCCCCCCTGCGCGAACGGGCACAGGCCCGCGCCCAGACACAATCCCGCAGTTCCGGCACAAGCCAGTTGCAACGGGGCGAACGCCAGCGCGGTCAAAACCAGGCGAGAACGGACCATCGTGCCGCAACGCAACGGTCGAGCAGCCCGCGAAGTGAAGCATTGAACCGAGCGGACAGTCGGAACCAACGGCAGGCACAGACGACTCGAACGGAAAACACCCGGCAATCCGCGCCGAGGCGCAACGAGTCAACATCTCGCACGGGCTCGGCGCGCACCACCGAGCAAGGCCAGCGCCAGGCCAACCCGGCGCGTCAGGCCAGCGACAGCCAGTCCCGCAGCACGGGCAGGGAGCCCTCGTTGTCGCGCTCGTCATCACAATCGACCTCACGCTCCGATACCCAGGCCCGCAACCACAGCCGCCAATCGGCACCGGCGCGCGCTTCAAGCCATCGCTCCGAGAGCACCACACGTGGCACATCTCGGCCAGCCTCTAGCCCGTCGTCCCAGCCTGCCAGCTCGAGATCCGCGCCACGCCAGTCGCGCTCGTCCGCGCCAGCCTCGCGCAGCCAGTCGAGTGGATCACCAGCATCGTCACGCTCAAGCACACCGCCTTCGCGCAGTACGACCAGCCGCAGCGCGGGACCGAGGACTTCGTCATCATCGGGCAACCGTCAGGCCAGGGCGGCTGCAGCGCCCTCGCGCAGCTCCAGTGTTCAACGTCGCTCGAACCGACCTTCGCGACACGACGACTGA
- the trhA gene encoding PAQR family membrane homeostasis protein TrhA: protein MNHPRLHREEIANTLTHGIGVILAIGGGAALITLAAIYAGAREVVSVSVFVASLVLLYSASTLYHAARHPRVRSRLKVLDHCAIFLLIAGTYTPFTVVALQGSWGWSLFGVIWGMALLGIIFKLFFTGRFKALSTATYVGMGWLVLVAFVPLVQALTPAALAWLIAGGILYTAGTVFYHNERIPYSHAVWHLFVLGGSICHFAAVAAQILPRGMT, encoded by the coding sequence GTGAACCACCCTAGGCTACACCGCGAGGAGATTGCCAACACCCTGACCCATGGCATTGGCGTGATTCTGGCCATAGGTGGCGGTGCCGCACTGATCACGCTGGCTGCGATCTATGCCGGGGCACGCGAAGTGGTCAGCGTCTCCGTGTTCGTTGCTTCGCTGGTGCTGCTCTACAGCGCATCGACGCTTTACCACGCCGCGCGCCATCCTCGCGTCAGGTCACGGCTCAAAGTGCTTGATCATTGCGCAATCTTTCTGCTCATTGCCGGCACCTATACGCCGTTCACCGTGGTCGCGCTGCAGGGCAGCTGGGGCTGGTCGCTGTTCGGGGTGATCTGGGGAATGGCCTTGCTGGGCATCATCTTCAAGCTTTTCTTCACCGGCCGTTTCAAGGCCTTGTCAACCGCGACCTATGTCGGCATGGGGTGGCTGGTCCTGGTGGCCTTTGTGCCCCTGGTGCAGGCACTCACGCCAGCAGCCCTGGCCTGGCTCATTGCCGGCGGCATACTCTACACGGCCGGGACGGTGTTCTACCACAACGAGCGCATCCCCTACAGCCATGCGGTCTGGCACCTGTTCGTTCTCGGTGGCAGTATTTGTCACTTTGCCGCCGTCGCCGCCCAGATCCTGCCGCGGGGCATGACCTGA
- a CDS encoding response regulator → MVTAIDRSLAPPRVLFVDDSRLMRYAGDRFLDGYCDLVLAEDGRDAWDRLHLDPEIGLVFTDLMMPVMDGHELIRRIRACPDRRIRGLPVLVVTSQEEAAARERAIDAGATDFIPKPFSPDDLRHALELGSSWPASSDTDGDSTVPTVRARDLLHEPGQEPSAYLFRLQQALSFHQRQQLDLALMHLQLQSYEHTCERYGQSWADAVMRNLHRSLVHVLRHEDGVHRTAPDRLSIILMGTGREGARVLVRRIRQRIGGSSMRLASMSVRMDLRFVVQFPDVNAEEDPDRLLYEADRMMQWRPAAPPARPVRHLSSVDSSGN, encoded by the coding sequence ATGGTTACTGCTATCGATCGTTCACTGGCACCCCCGCGTGTGCTGTTCGTTGACGATTCCCGGTTGATGCGCTACGCCGGTGATCGCTTTCTGGACGGGTATTGCGATCTTGTGCTGGCCGAGGATGGTCGTGATGCCTGGGATCGTCTGCATCTGGACCCGGAGATCGGGTTGGTGTTCACCGACCTGATGATGCCTGTGATGGACGGTCATGAGCTGATTCGCCGCATACGGGCCTGTCCAGACCGGCGCATTCGCGGGCTTCCCGTGCTGGTCGTCACCAGCCAGGAGGAGGCGGCGGCCAGGGAGCGCGCCATCGATGCCGGGGCAACCGATTTCATTCCCAAACCCTTCAGTCCGGACGACCTGCGTCATGCGCTGGAGCTTGGCAGTTCCTGGCCGGCCAGCAGCGACACCGATGGCGACTCGACGGTTCCGACCGTGCGCGCCAGGGACTTGTTGCACGAGCCCGGGCAGGAACCTTCTGCCTACCTGTTTCGTCTGCAGCAGGCCTTGAGCTTCCATCAGCGACAGCAGCTTGATCTGGCGCTGATGCATCTGCAACTGCAAAGCTATGAACACACCTGTGAGCGTTACGGCCAGTCCTGGGCCGATGCCGTCATGCGCAATCTCCACCGCAGCCTGGTGCACGTGCTCAGGCACGAAGACGGCGTGCACCGCACGGCCCCGGATCGACTGAGCATCATACTCATGGGTACCGGTCGCGAGGGTGCGCGGGTGCTGGTTCGTCGCATCAGGCAGCGCATTGGTGGTTCCAGCATGCGTCTGGCCAGTATGTCGGTGCGCATGGATCTGCGTTTCGTGGTCCAGTTCCCCGACGTGAACGCCGAAGAGGATCCCGACAGGTTGCTGTATGAGGCGGACAGAATGATGCAGTGGCGGCCCGCGGCGCCGCCGGCCAGGCCGGTCCGGCATCTGAGCAGCGTGGATTCTTCGGGCAACTGA
- the minE gene encoding cell division topological specificity factor MinE produces MGLLDFMRKRKPASASVAKERLLILVAQERAQRGGPDYLPLLQRELLEVIRKYVNVDDEAVQVRLDKEGEQDVLELNVVLPETDADD; encoded by the coding sequence ATGGGACTGCTGGACTTCATGCGCAAGCGCAAGCCGGCTTCGGCCAGCGTGGCCAAGGAACGCCTGCTCATCCTGGTGGCCCAGGAGCGGGCCCAGCGCGGCGGGCCCGACTACCTGCCGTTGCTGCAACGCGAGCTGCTGGAAGTGATCCGCAAGTACGTCAATGTCGATGACGAGGCTGTGCAGGTCCGCCTGGACAAGGAAGGCGAGCAGGACGTGCTGGAACTCAATGTCGTCCTGCCCGAAACCGATGCCGACGACTGA
- the minD gene encoding septum site-determining protein MinD: MSEIIVITSGKGGVGKTTTSASIATGLAQRGKRVAVIDFDVGLRNLDLVMGCERRVVYDFVNVIQGDCSLKQALIKDKRNDSLFILAASQTRDKDALTETGVEQVLDELRKDFDYIVCDSPAGIERGAHLAMYFADRAIVVVNPEVSSVRDSDRVLGIMASKSRRAERGEDPVGEHLLITRYSPDRVAEGDMMGVDDIEEILGLPVLGVIPESDMVLQSSNSGVPVILDDQAPAGQAYADAVARLLGEERPMRYVEVDRKGIFKRLFGS, encoded by the coding sequence TTGTCTGAAATCATCGTCATTACTTCGGGCAAGGGGGGAGTCGGCAAGACCACCACCAGTGCCAGCATTGCCACCGGCCTGGCGCAGCGCGGCAAGCGCGTGGCCGTGATCGATTTCGATGTCGGTCTGCGCAATCTTGACCTGGTCATGGGCTGCGAACGGCGCGTGGTCTACGATTTCGTCAACGTGATCCAGGGCGATTGCAGTCTCAAGCAGGCCCTGATCAAGGACAAGCGCAACGATTCACTTTTCATCCTGGCCGCCTCGCAGACGCGCGACAAGGATGCGCTGACCGAGACCGGGGTGGAGCAGGTCCTTGATGAGTTGCGCAAGGATTTCGACTACATCGTCTGCGATTCGCCGGCTGGCATCGAGCGCGGCGCTCATCTGGCCATGTATTTCGCCGACCGCGCCATCGTGGTGGTCAACCCCGAAGTCAGCTCGGTGCGCGACTCCGATCGCGTGCTCGGCATCATGGCCAGCAAGTCGCGCCGGGCCGAACGTGGAGAAGACCCCGTCGGCGAGCACCTGCTCATCACCCGCTACTCGCCTGATCGTGTAGCCGAAGGCGACATGATGGGCGTGGACGATATCGAGGAAATTCTCGGGCTGCCGGTGCTCGGTGTCATTCCCGAATCGGACATGGTGCTGCAATCGTCCAACTCGGGGGTCCCGGTCATACTCGATGATCAGGCACCGGCCGGCCAGGCCTATGCCGATGCCGTGGCCCGGCTGCTGGGCGAGGAACGGCCGATGCGATATGTCGAAGTCGACCGCAAGGGTATCTTCAAGCGACTGTTCGGGAGCTGA
- the minC gene encoding septum site-determining protein MinC — MSQAAELRFVQLGALALRIHRLDPPAICAELLERRRQAPGMLADAALLLDLPDIDPAPVEEIRELLSALQSQGFIVAGLTAGKTASKLEGMIELPVIGRQTEPRESERQQKSAPGEDSSASTLCIDRPVRSGQQVYARGGDLVVVGNVGAGAELVADGSIHVYGCLRGRALAGARGNRSARVYSLDFRAELVSVAGTYKVFERLPENLSGQPVQAWLDGEQIQLATLIEA; from the coding sequence ATGTCTCAAGCTGCAGAACTGCGCTTCGTGCAACTGGGTGCGCTCGCCTTGCGCATTCACCGCCTCGACCCGCCGGCCATCTGCGCCGAGCTGCTGGAGCGCCGCCGGCAGGCGCCCGGAATGCTGGCTGATGCCGCCCTGTTGCTGGACCTGCCTGATATTGATCCGGCGCCCGTCGAGGAGATTCGAGAGCTGCTTTCCGCCCTCCAGTCGCAAGGATTCATTGTTGCCGGCCTGACCGCCGGCAAAACAGCCAGCAAGCTGGAGGGCATGATCGAGCTGCCCGTGATCGGGCGCCAGACCGAACCCCGGGAAAGCGAGCGGCAGCAGAAAAGTGCCCCCGGCGAGGACTCGTCCGCAAGCACTTTGTGCATTGACCGTCCGGTACGCTCCGGCCAGCAGGTTTATGCCCGTGGCGGCGACCTGGTGGTCGTGGGTAACGTGGGCGCCGGCGCCGAACTGGTTGCCGATGGCTCCATCCACGTCTATGGATGTCTTCGCGGACGCGCCCTGGCCGGCGCCCGGGGCAATCGCTCGGCCCGCGTCTACAGCCTGGACTTCCGGGCCGAACTGGTTTCGGTGGCCGGGACCTACAAGGTATTTGAACGCCTCCCCGAGAATCTCTCGGGCCAACCGGTTCAGGCCTGGCTCGACGGTGAGCAGATTCAACTGGCAACGCTGATCGAAGCCTGA
- a CDS encoding UrcA family protein produces the protein MSGKLLLAVISTAFLIVLTSSVPVPVVASEPETDEVVDRIRVVAPRVTRSSRGSGRYVVETAERSDYVYYGDLDLTRTTDLFELQDRIGEMATEICELLTEMFPRGSPSTATCIQRAIDDASPLVDAAARAAIGK, from the coding sequence ATGTCTGGAAAATTGCTTCTGGCCGTAATATCGACGGCTTTCCTGATAGTGTTGACTTCATCTGTCCCAGTGCCGGTTGTTGCCTCCGAGCCGGAGACCGACGAAGTGGTCGATCGGATTCGCGTGGTAGCTCCGCGCGTGACACGCAGTTCTCGTGGCTCCGGGCGCTACGTGGTCGAGACGGCAGAGCGTAGCGACTACGTGTATTACGGCGATCTGGATCTGACCCGCACCACTGACCTGTTCGAGTTGCAGGATCGCATTGGCGAAATGGCCACCGAAATCTGCGAGTTGCTGACCGAAATGTTTCCTCGCGGCTCTCCTTCGACGGCCACCTGCATTCAGCGGGCCATTGATGATGCCTCGCCACTGGTCGATGCGGCAGCGCGCGCGGCCATTGGCAAATAG
- a CDS encoding amidohydrolase: protein MNRCLSVSSAVLLLLAGSWALELRAETADWHDWIDEQSEVLFDRVVEWRRHFHANPELSNREFETAAYIEEFLRDLDLEVQTGIAHTGVVGVLEGGRPGPVVGLRADMDALPVPSRAGLPFSPDGVTGEYLGEEVPVSHACGHDTHMAMLMGVVEIFAARRDELPGTIKFIFQPAEEGTPPGEDGGAEMMVEEGVLRDPDVDVIFGQHIWSLAPVGQIGYRPGGIMAASDQFTITIHGEQTHGSTPWTGVDPISVAAQVIIGLNMIVSRQTELTKEAAVISVGRIRSGVRNNIIPESAELIGTIRTLDTEMQDKIHEDIRRTVEHIVASQGATADVEIERGYPVTYNDPELTARMAPSLERVGGDQAKVVDAITGAEDFSFFQQQVPGLYFFVGGMPPDADPEEMAPHHTPDFYIDEDGMKTGVRALATLAIDYMLGEQ, encoded by the coding sequence GTGAACCGTTGTCTGTCTGTATCTTCCGCCGTGCTGTTGCTGCTGGCCGGGTCGTGGGCGCTGGAACTGCGTGCCGAGACTGCGGACTGGCATGACTGGATCGACGAGCAGAGCGAGGTGCTGTTTGATCGCGTCGTCGAATGGCGCCGGCATTTTCACGCCAATCCGGAATTGTCCAACCGTGAATTCGAGACAGCCGCCTACATCGAGGAATTCCTGCGCGATCTGGATCTGGAGGTGCAGACCGGCATAGCCCACACCGGTGTGGTTGGAGTTCTCGAAGGGGGGCGGCCGGGTCCGGTGGTGGGGCTGCGGGCCGACATGGATGCACTGCCGGTGCCTTCCCGCGCGGGCCTGCCGTTTTCGCCCGATGGCGTGACCGGCGAGTATCTCGGCGAAGAGGTGCCGGTATCGCATGCCTGTGGCCACGACACCCACATGGCCATGCTCATGGGCGTGGTCGAGATATTCGCTGCTCGCCGCGATGAGTTGCCCGGCACCATCAAGTTCATCTTCCAGCCGGCCGAGGAGGGCACCCCGCCGGGCGAGGACGGTGGTGCCGAGATGATGGTGGAAGAGGGCGTGCTTAGAGACCCCGATGTCGACGTGATTTTCGGCCAGCATATCTGGTCGCTGGCGCCGGTCGGTCAGATCGGCTATCGCCCCGGCGGCATCATGGCCGCTTCCGATCAGTTCACCATCACCATCCATGGCGAGCAGACCCATGGCTCAACGCCCTGGACCGGTGTCGATCCGATCAGCGTGGCCGCCCAGGTCATCATCGGGCTGAACATGATCGTCAGCCGCCAGACCGAGTTGACCAAGGAGGCTGCCGTGATCTCTGTCGGTCGCATCCGATCGGGTGTGCGCAACAACATCATTCCCGAGTCGGCGGAACTCATCGGCACCATCCGCACGCTGGATACCGAGATGCAGGACAAGATTCATGAAGACATCCGCCGCACCGTGGAACATATCGTCGCCAGCCAGGGCGCGACAGCGGATGTCGAGATCGAGCGCGGCTACCCGGTCACCTACAACGACCCGGAGCTGACCGCGCGCATGGCGCCCAGCCTCGAGCGCGTTGGCGGTGATCAGGCCAAGGTTGTCGATGCCATCACCGGTGCCGAGGATTTCTCGTTTTTCCAGCAGCAGGTGCCGGGGCTGTATTTCTTCGTCGGTGGCATGCCCCCCGATGCCGACCCGGAAGAAATGGCGCCTCATCACACGCCAGACTTTTACATCGACGAGGACGGCATGAAAACCGGCGTTCGGGCTCTGGCGACGCTGGCCATTGATTACATGCTCGGCGAACAATGA